A window of Mucilaginibacter paludis DSM 18603 contains these coding sequences:
- the mutL gene encoding DNA mismatch repair endonuclease MutL: MSDIIQLLPDSVANQIAAGEVVQRPASAVKELVENAIDAGADKIQLILKDAGKSLIQVIDNGCGMSLTDARMCFERHATSKIRKAEDLFAIRTMGFRGEAMASIAAIAQVELKTRRFEDELGTLIEIEGSQVIKQEACSCNAGTSICIKNLFYNIPARRNFLKGNPVEMRHIIDEFQRVALANPQIFFTMHHDGQEVYHLPAASLKQRIIHLLGNQYNQRLVPVEEDTSIINLRGYVGKPEFARKTRGEQFFFVNNRFIKDAYLNHAVMTAFEELLPEESYPLYVLFIDIDPSKIDINVHPTKTEIKYQDEKSIYAIIRSAVKRSLGRYNITPTIDFDQENSIEHLITAKPFEEIVAPSITFNPDFNPFAPEKTARPDPAFRNYGDYQKSAIPQNWDTLYQISQRDTAQQQQMDIDRQKVEINEEQISKSSERQLFQIHNRFILSQIKSGFMLVNQQAAHERVLYERFLQQLENHSGVSQQTLFPQSITFNAADFELLRELLPDVRALGFDVREFGKNTVVVEGIPAELHNANEHALLEHLLEGFKNNQAVLKLDKRDNLARSLARNAALKAGTRLSLEEMNILIDQLFACQMPNISLSGKPIIITFTLTELLEKFEK; this comes from the coding sequence ATGTCTGATATAATCCAACTTTTACCCGACTCGGTTGCCAACCAAATTGCGGCGGGCGAGGTGGTGCAGCGACCTGCATCAGCGGTAAAAGAACTTGTTGAAAACGCCATAGATGCCGGGGCCGATAAAATACAATTGATACTCAAGGACGCCGGAAAATCATTGATACAGGTTATTGATAATGGTTGCGGCATGAGCCTTACCGATGCCCGTATGTGTTTTGAGCGCCACGCAACATCCAAAATACGGAAGGCCGAAGATTTGTTTGCCATCCGCACTATGGGTTTCCGCGGCGAGGCCATGGCATCCATAGCGGCTATTGCCCAGGTTGAACTCAAAACCCGCCGCTTTGAGGATGAACTGGGTACGCTGATAGAAATTGAAGGCTCGCAAGTGATTAAACAAGAAGCCTGCTCATGTAATGCGGGCACTTCTATTTGTATTAAAAACCTGTTTTATAATATACCGGCACGCCGAAACTTTTTAAAAGGCAACCCGGTAGAGATGCGGCATATTATTGACGAGTTTCAGCGGGTGGCATTGGCTAATCCGCAGATATTTTTCACCATGCACCACGACGGGCAGGAGGTTTATCATTTACCTGCCGCCAGTTTAAAGCAACGCATCATTCACCTGCTGGGCAATCAATATAACCAGCGGCTGGTTCCGGTTGAAGAGGATACCTCCATCATCAACCTGCGCGGTTATGTAGGTAAACCTGAGTTTGCACGGAAAACGCGTGGCGAGCAGTTCTTTTTTGTGAACAACCGCTTTATCAAGGATGCCTACCTTAACCACGCCGTAATGACGGCTTTTGAAGAGCTGCTGCCGGAAGAGAGCTATCCTTTGTATGTGCTTTTTATCGATATCGATCCATCTAAAATTGACATCAACGTTCATCCTACTAAAACGGAGATCAAATATCAGGATGAAAAATCCATTTATGCCATCATCCGCTCGGCGGTAAAAAGATCGTTAGGGCGCTATAACATCACGCCTACTATCGACTTTGACCAGGAGAACAGCATCGAACACCTGATCACTGCTAAGCCTTTTGAAGAGATTGTAGCACCCAGCATTACTTTTAATCCGGATTTCAATCCCTTTGCTCCGGAAAAAACCGCACGGCCCGATCCTGCTTTCAGAAATTATGGCGATTATCAAAAATCGGCCATCCCTCAGAACTGGGATACACTTTACCAGATCAGCCAAAGAGATACTGCGCAACAGCAGCAAATGGATATCGACCGGCAAAAAGTTGAAATTAACGAGGAGCAGATCAGCAAATCGAGCGAGCGGCAGTTGTTTCAAATTCATAACCGGTTCATCCTGTCGCAAATTAAATCGGGCTTTATGTTGGTTAATCAGCAGGCCGCGCACGAAAGGGTACTGTACGAACGTTTTTTACAGCAGTTGGAAAATCACTCTGGCGTTAGCCAGCAAACCCTTTTCCCCCAGAGTATTACCTTTAATGCCGCCGATTTTGAACTTTTAAGAGAACTGTTGCCTGATGTAAGGGCTTTGGGTTTTGATGTACGCGAATTCGGCAAAAATACCGTTGTTGTGGAAGGGATACCCGCCGAGTTGCACAATGCCAACGAGCATGCCCTGCTTGAACATTTGTTAGAAGGTTTTAAAAACAACCAAGCTGTTTTAAAGTTAGATAAGCGTGATAATTTGGCACGATCGTTAGCGCGAAATGCGGCTCTTAAGGCTGGAACGAGACTATCGCTCGAAGAAATGAACATCCTGATAGATCAGTTGTTTGCCTGCCAGATGCCTAATATATCGTTAAGCGGCAAACCAATAATTATTACTTTTACGCTAACAGAGCTTTTAGAGAAGTTTGAAAAATAA
- a CDS encoding rhomboid family intramembrane serine protease yields MSYYRQSPFANLTPVVKNLLIINVIFYLATWVLHRVNIDLVVPLSAFYFDSSLFKPWQVITYMFMHDPTSLWHILFNMFALYVFGPTLEHTMGSKRFFNFYFITGIGALLTNMLVQAIQIHSMTGAFTVTDWNSIMGSPVYEKLREIYGTPILGASGAIFGLLVAFGMLFPNVELLIMFIPIPVKAKYVVIGYVLVELFSGFGQFTGDSVAHFAHLGGALFGFIMIKIWGLNNRDNYYN; encoded by the coding sequence ATGAGTTACTACAGGCAGTCGCCATTCGCCAATTTAACACCGGTGGTGAAAAATTTACTGATCATCAATGTTATTTTTTACCTGGCAACTTGGGTGTTGCATCGCGTTAATATCGACCTGGTTGTTCCACTATCAGCATTCTATTTTGATTCATCCTTGTTTAAACCATGGCAGGTAATCACTTATATGTTTATGCACGACCCTACCAGTTTGTGGCACATTCTGTTTAACATGTTTGCGCTTTACGTTTTCGGGCCCACGTTAGAACATACGATGGGGTCGAAACGCTTTTTTAATTTCTATTTTATTACAGGTATTGGCGCACTCCTCACTAATATGCTTGTTCAGGCCATACAAATTCACAGCATGACAGGCGCTTTCACGGTGACAGACTGGAATAGTATTATGGGATCGCCGGTGTATGAAAAATTAAGAGAAATATACGGCACACCAATTTTAGGGGCTTCTGGCGCCATATTTGGTTTGCTGGTTGCTTTTGGGATGTTGTTTCCAAATGTGGAACTTTTAATTATGTTTATCCCTATCCCGGTTAAGGCCAAGTATGTTGTAATTGGCTATGTTTTGGTAGAATTATTCTCAGGATTTGGGCAGTTTACTGGCGACTCCGTAGCCCATTTTGCACATCTGGGCGGCGCGTTGTTTGGCTTCATCATGATCAAAATATGGGGCTTAAACAATCGTGACAATTATTACAATTAA
- the cysS gene encoding cysteine--tRNA ligase, translated as MEQKLFVYNTLTRKKEEFKPLNAPHVGMYVCGPTVYSDVHLGNCRTFISFDLIFRYLTHLGYQVRYVRNITDAGHLEGDADEGEDKISKKAKIAKLEPMEIVQRYTVGFHEIMQVFNALPPSIEPTATGHIIEQIELVKLILEKGFAYEVDGSVYFDVEKYNATQDYGILNGRNLDDLLNNTRTLGGQDDKHGKLDFALWIKAKPEHLMKWPSPWGLGFPGWHLECSAMSHKYLGEQFDIHGGGIDLMPTHHTNEIAQNVASCGKNPALYWIHTNMLTVNGQKMSKSLGNSFLPHELFAGTHSLLTKGYSPMTVRFFMMQAHYRSTLDFSNEAMEASEKGFKRLMNAFALVNGLKASAESDVNVAELQSKCYAAINDDFNSPVLIAELFEISKIVNSVHDGKLKIDQNNLQLLQNIMQHFVVDILGLKDEQAANEELPKVIDFIINLRSEAKKNMDYATSDKIRIGLQQIGFQLKDSKEGTTWSKI; from the coding sequence ATGGAACAAAAATTATTTGTTTACAATACATTAACACGAAAAAAAGAAGAATTTAAACCGTTAAATGCCCCGCATGTGGGTATGTACGTTTGCGGGCCAACCGTTTATAGTGATGTTCACCTGGGCAATTGCCGTACTTTTATCTCGTTTGACCTGATATTCAGATACCTTACCCATTTGGGTTACCAGGTACGTTATGTGCGTAACATTACCGACGCCGGTCACCTGGAAGGCGATGCCGACGAGGGTGAAGACAAAATTTCAAAAAAAGCCAAAATAGCCAAGCTGGAGCCGATGGAAATTGTACAAAGGTACACCGTAGGTTTCCATGAGATTATGCAGGTTTTTAATGCTTTACCACCCAGCATAGAGCCTACAGCTACCGGCCATATTATTGAACAGATTGAGCTGGTTAAGCTAATACTGGAAAAAGGGTTTGCGTACGAGGTTGACGGGAGTGTATATTTTGATGTGGAGAAATATAATGCCACCCAGGATTATGGCATACTTAACGGCCGTAACCTGGACGACCTGCTTAATAATACCCGCACCCTTGGTGGGCAAGACGACAAACATGGCAAACTTGACTTTGCCCTCTGGATAAAAGCCAAGCCTGAACATTTAATGAAATGGCCTTCACCCTGGGGCCTTGGCTTTCCGGGCTGGCATTTGGAGTGCTCGGCCATGAGCCATAAATACCTCGGTGAACAATTTGATATTCACGGCGGCGGCATCGACCTGATGCCCACGCACCATACTAACGAAATAGCTCAAAATGTGGCAAGCTGCGGCAAAAATCCGGCTTTATACTGGATCCATACAAATATGCTGACCGTTAACGGGCAAAAAATGTCAAAATCATTGGGTAATAGCTTTTTGCCTCATGAATTATTTGCCGGTACACACAGCTTGCTCACCAAAGGCTACAGCCCCATGACGGTGCGCTTTTTTATGATGCAGGCACATTACCGCAGCACACTCGATTTTTCGAATGAGGCCATGGAAGCGTCGGAAAAAGGTTTTAAAAGGCTCATGAATGCCTTTGCTTTGGTAAACGGATTAAAGGCTTCGGCAGAAAGCGACGTTAACGTAGCAGAATTGCAAAGCAAGTGCTACGCCGCTATCAACGATGATTTTAACAGCCCGGTATTAATTGCCGAATTGTTTGAAATTTCGAAGATAGTTAACTCGGTACACGATGGAAAATTGAAAATAGATCAAAATAATTTACAATTGCTGCAAAACATAATGCAGCACTTTGTGGTTGACATACTTGGTTTAAAAGACGAACAGGCCGCCAACGAAGAATTGCCTAAAGTGATCGACTTTATTATTAATTTACGCAGCGAAGCCAAAAAGAACATGGATTACGCTACCTCTGATAAAATACGAATAGGCCTTCAACAGATTGGCTTCCAACTCAAAGACAGCAAAGAGGGCACCACCTGGAGTAAAATATAA
- a CDS encoding rhomboid family protein — protein sequence MSTLWEEIKFKVIHSGSRLNLLIGINVAVFLILGLIYVFELLTTKQAFLYDFLSRYLLLPSYLPKLATRFWTPFTYMFMHGGILHLLFNMLWFFWIGQIFEEYLGGKKLITLYILGGLAGALVYVVAYNVFPLFTEVKETANTVGATASVMAVIVGTATLLPDYTISMMFFGAVKLKWLAIVYILFDLLSIVGPNAGGEFAHLGGALLGFIYIKQLRNGHDWGGSIEKVLQPKSKLKIAVKNLSKNTNTKPREEEVDLILDKISKSGYDSLSRQEKEILFRASDGDKN from the coding sequence ATGAGCACTCTTTGGGAAGAAATAAAATTTAAAGTAATCCACTCCGGAAGCAGGTTGAACCTGCTGATTGGTATTAACGTAGCCGTTTTTTTGATATTGGGCCTGATATACGTTTTTGAGTTATTAACTACTAAGCAGGCTTTTCTTTACGATTTTTTGTCACGCTACTTGTTGTTGCCTTCCTATCTGCCTAAACTGGCAACCAGATTCTGGACACCCTTTACCTACATGTTTATGCACGGCGGTATTCTACATCTGCTGTTTAATATGCTCTGGTTTTTTTGGATAGGACAGATTTTTGAAGAATACCTCGGCGGGAAAAAACTGATCACCCTTTATATTTTAGGTGGCTTGGCAGGAGCTTTAGTTTACGTGGTAGCCTATAATGTTTTCCCGCTTTTTACCGAAGTGAAAGAAACAGCAAACACAGTGGGCGCTACTGCGTCTGTTATGGCCGTTATAGTGGGTACAGCCACCTTACTGCCAGACTATACCATATCCATGATGTTTTTTGGGGCGGTTAAATTAAAGTGGCTCGCTATAGTTTATATTTTATTTGATCTGCTCAGCATTGTTGGCCCCAACGCCGGTGGCGAATTTGCCCATCTGGGTGGAGCCTTGCTCGGTTTTATTTATATTAAACAGCTGCGCAACGGCCACGATTGGGGAGGCAGTATCGAAAAGGTGCTTCAGCCCAAATCAAAATTGAAGATAGCGGTTAAAAACCTTTCTAAAAACACCAACACTAAACCACGCGAAGAAGAGGTTGACCTGATCTTAGATAAGATATCCAAATCCGGGTACGACAGCCTGAGCAGGCAGGAAAAGGAAATATTATTCAGAGCAAGCGATGGTGACAAAAACTAA
- a CDS encoding T9SS type A sorting domain-containing protein, translated as MRNIYYLAYSFLLILALACSRNYAMADGKKPQRSDTTKIVKVFTNKNDKSYLKNGIKIALPPLKPDVTIYGNKTSLTKFETDKLLSNVQVFPNPITDQINLRYYVAKNTNVSIKIMDVLGNVVVTLFSQRVDPGEQKFTYNLNNKLSSGFYFVRMVVGTESVIKKISIL; from the coding sequence ATGAGGAACATCTACTATTTAGCCTATTCATTTCTTCTGATACTCGCATTGGCGTGCAGCAGAAATTATGCTATGGCTGATGGTAAAAAACCCCAACGATCCGACACGACGAAAATAGTCAAAGTATTTACAAATAAAAACGATAAATCTTACCTGAAAAACGGTATCAAAATAGCGCTGCCACCCTTAAAACCAGATGTTACCATATACGGTAATAAAACATCGCTCACCAAATTTGAAACCGATAAGTTATTATCTAACGTCCAGGTGTTCCCCAATCCAATTACCGATCAAATTAACCTGCGCTACTACGTGGCCAAAAACACCAATGTGTCCATCAAAATAATGGATGTTTTAGGTAACGTCGTGGTCACCCTGTTTTCGCAGCGGGTTGATCCGGGTGAGCAAAAGTTTACGTATAACCTTAATAACAAACTATCAAGCGGCTTCTATTTTGTGCGGATGGTAGTTGGTACCGAGTCGGTCATTAAAAAAATCTCCATACTGTAA
- a CDS encoding fumarylacetoacetate hydrolase family protein, with product MKIIAIGRNYAEHAKELNNPVPAVPVIFMKPDTALLKDNKPFYHPDFSQDIHHEIEIVLKISKEGKNISEKFASGYFEEIGLGIDFTARDIQSRHKEKGLPWELAKSFDSSAPVSNFVPKSKFTNLYNLSFKLDINGQTRQQGSTHDLLFSFEQIIAFVSGYITLKKGDLIFTGTPPGVSKVAIGDHLEGYLETEKLLDFDIK from the coding sequence ATGAAGATAATAGCCATAGGCCGTAATTATGCCGAGCATGCCAAAGAATTAAATAACCCTGTACCCGCTGTGCCGGTCATTTTTATGAAGCCGGATACCGCCTTGCTAAAAGACAACAAGCCCTTTTATCATCCCGACTTTTCGCAGGATATTCATCACGAAATTGAAATTGTACTCAAAATAAGTAAAGAGGGTAAAAACATCAGCGAAAAATTTGCTTCCGGTTATTTTGAGGAGATAGGCCTGGGCATCGATTTTACAGCACGCGATATCCAAAGCCGCCACAAGGAAAAGGGCCTGCCCTGGGAGTTAGCCAAATCTTTTGATAGCTCCGCCCCGGTAAGCAATTTTGTACCCAAATCAAAATTTACCAACTTGTATAACCTCAGCTTCAAACTGGATATTAACGGACAAACCAGGCAACAAGGGAGCACCCATGATCTGCTTTTTTCGTTCGAGCAAATCATCGCTTTTGTATCAGGCTATATTACCCTGAAAAAAGGCGACCTGATATTTACCGGCACTCCGCCGGGTGTATCCAAAGTTGCCATAGGCGACCATCTGGAGGGATATTTAGAAACTGAAAAACTACTTGACTTTGATATAAAGTGA
- a CDS encoding KUP/HAK/KT family potassium transporter: MSQNNFSKLSAAGVLISLGIIYGDIGTSPLYVFTAIVGKQAITADLIFGGISLIFWTLTLQTTLKYVVITLRADNKGEGGIFSLFSLVRRRAKWLLIPAVIGGCALLADGIITPPITVSSAIEGLDILYPHLPTIYIVVAILTGLFLIQRFGTSFVGKGFGPIMFLWFSMMGVLGISHIVNVPSVIMALNPYYAVHLLITNPNSFIILGAVFLCTTGAEALYSDLGHCGRPNIQVSWIYVKTCLILNYLGQGAWLVQHEGETLYRMDGPHTVHLNPFYQIMPGWFLIYGIGIATVAAVIASQALISGSFTLIAEAVRLNLWPKLKIIYPTNERGQLYVPSVNWLLWAGCLVVVALFEHSEHMEAAYGLSITIAMLMTTILVSKFLKAKNVPSYMIWLFLAIYISIEGTFLMSNMVKFVHGGWFTLTVGAILFSVMWSWHTARKIRNRYVKFIEISDYFPIIKELSDDESVPKYASQLVYLTSANFDSEIESKIIYSILQKQPKRADVYWLVHVNVMDEPHVREYDVNFLIPNKLIRVDFKLGFRVDQGVNLLFRKVVEDLVKNGEVDITSQYKSLNRHKIVGDFRFIVLEKILSRSHNLSLYEKSIMNYYFLLKKASLSEERSFGLDLSFVTVEKVPLLLADPDSVELKRRIRS; encoded by the coding sequence ATGTCACAGAATAATTTTAGTAAGCTATCTGCTGCTGGTGTGCTCATTAGTTTAGGCATTATATACGGTGACATTGGTACCTCGCCTTTATATGTATTTACCGCCATAGTTGGTAAGCAAGCCATTACCGCGGACCTGATATTTGGAGGAATTTCCCTCATTTTTTGGACCCTTACACTACAAACAACTTTAAAATACGTAGTGATAACGCTAAGGGCGGATAACAAGGGTGAGGGGGGCATTTTCTCGTTATTTTCCTTAGTGCGCCGCAGGGCAAAGTGGTTGCTTATCCCGGCAGTTATCGGGGGCTGCGCATTATTGGCCGACGGCATTATTACGCCACCTATTACGGTATCGTCGGCCATTGAGGGTTTGGATATCCTTTATCCGCATCTCCCTACCATCTATATCGTAGTAGCCATATTAACGGGATTATTTTTGATCCAAAGGTTTGGTACCTCATTTGTAGGTAAAGGCTTTGGACCCATCATGTTTTTATGGTTCTCTATGATGGGGGTATTAGGCATTAGTCATATTGTGAATGTGCCGTCTGTTATCATGGCGCTTAATCCTTATTATGCTGTTCATTTACTCATCACTAATCCTAATTCGTTTATCATCCTGGGCGCCGTGTTTTTGTGTACTACCGGTGCCGAAGCTTTATACTCCGACCTGGGCCATTGCGGCCGTCCTAATATACAGGTCAGCTGGATTTATGTTAAAACCTGTTTGATATTAAACTACCTGGGGCAGGGGGCATGGCTGGTGCAACACGAGGGCGAAACGCTCTACCGCATGGATGGCCCGCACACCGTGCATTTGAATCCATTTTACCAGATTATGCCCGGATGGTTTTTAATTTATGGTATTGGTATTGCTACCGTGGCCGCGGTAATTGCCAGCCAGGCCCTTATTTCTGGATCATTCACACTTATAGCCGAAGCGGTGAGGCTAAACCTTTGGCCCAAACTAAAAATAATTTACCCTACTAACGAGCGCGGACAATTGTATGTGCCCAGCGTTAACTGGTTGCTGTGGGCAGGCTGCCTGGTGGTGGTGGCCTTATTTGAGCACTCCGAGCATATGGAGGCTGCCTATGGTTTGAGCATTACCATTGCCATGTTGATGACCACCATTTTGGTATCTAAATTTTTGAAAGCTAAAAATGTGCCTTCTTATATGATATGGCTGTTTCTGGCCATCTATATCTCCATCGAAGGTACCTTCCTGATGAGCAACATGGTTAAGTTTGTTCATGGCGGGTGGTTTACCTTAACGGTGGGTGCTATATTATTCTCGGTGATGTGGTCGTGGCATACAGCACGCAAAATCAGGAACCGGTATGTTAAATTTATTGAGATCAGTGATTATTTCCCGATCATTAAGGAGTTAAGCGACGACGAATCGGTGCCTAAATATGCATCGCAACTGGTTTACTTAACCAGCGCCAATTTTGATTCGGAGATCGAATCGAAAATTATTTACTCCATTTTACAAAAGCAGCCTAAACGCGCCGATGTGTACTGGCTTGTACACGTTAATGTAATGGACGAACCCCACGTACGCGAGTATGATGTAAACTTTCTGATACCTAATAAACTGATCAGGGTGGATTTTAAATTAGGTTTTAGAGTTGATCAGGGGGTAAATTTACTGTTCCGTAAAGTGGTTGAAGACTTGGTGAAGAATGGAGAAGTGGATATTACGAGCCAGTATAAATCGTTAAACAGGCACAAAATTGTTGGCGATTTCCGTTTCATCGTGCTGGAGAAAATTCTTTCAAGGTCACATAACCTCTCGTTGTACGAAAAATCTATCATGAACTATTATTTCCTGCTCAAAAAAGCCAGTCTTTCCGAGGAACGCAGTTTTGGCCTCGACCTTAGCTTTGTTACCGTTGAAAAGGTGCCCTTGTTGTTGGCTGATCCGGATAGTGTTGAACTGAAAAGAAGGATACGAAGTTAG
- a CDS encoding DUF4440 domain-containing protein, with protein MKKIFATSILFTCLSGLALAQKAEVKTVVEAEQSFDKTVAKKGIKDGFLSVVDDEAIVFKPNAVNAKDFYGNIDKQPGILSWQPKLARISANGDLAFTAGPYIYQNNKSDTDKVYGHYVSIWRVNSENKLKLLIDLGVQHPEPEQEEVTDFKDPEASVTPPSKDPFKPKRVILATDEQFNHSLSLSALAAYKEFLDPEAHYYFPGFEPATGKDKIMKFINNEGISIVAKTTSAGRAVSNDLAYTYGVAQIKKGNIVNDYNYVRIWDIDQNHRWNILLEIFSAVEK; from the coding sequence ATGAAGAAAATATTTGCAACATCTATCCTATTTACATGCCTTTCAGGCTTAGCTTTAGCTCAAAAAGCCGAAGTTAAAACAGTTGTTGAAGCGGAACAATCGTTCGATAAAACAGTAGCCAAAAAAGGTATTAAAGACGGATTTTTATCGGTAGTTGATGATGAAGCTATTGTTTTCAAACCCAATGCCGTTAACGCTAAGGATTTTTATGGCAATATTGATAAACAGCCGGGCATTTTAAGCTGGCAGCCCAAACTTGCGCGTATTTCGGCCAATGGCGACCTGGCGTTTACCGCGGGCCCTTACATTTATCAGAACAATAAAAGCGATACGGATAAAGTATACGGCCACTATGTTTCTATATGGAGGGTTAACAGCGAAAACAAACTAAAATTATTGATTGACCTTGGCGTACAGCATCCTGAACCGGAACAAGAAGAGGTAACCGATTTTAAAGATCCTGAAGCGAGTGTTACCCCACCAAGTAAAGATCCTTTTAAGCCTAAAAGAGTTATCTTAGCTACCGACGAGCAGTTTAACCATTCGCTGTCGCTATCGGCCTTAGCAGCTTACAAGGAGTTTCTGGATCCTGAAGCTCATTATTATTTTCCTGGTTTTGAACCCGCTACAGGCAAAGATAAAATCATGAAATTCATTAACAACGAGGGGATATCCATCGTTGCTAAAACCACAAGCGCAGGCCGCGCCGTAAGTAACGACCTGGCCTATACTTACGGGGTAGCACAAATTAAAAAAGGCAATATCGTAAACGATTATAACTATGTGCGCATCTGGGATATAGATCAGAACCACAGGTGGAATATTTTGCTGGAGATATTCTCGGCGGTAGAAAAGTAG
- a CDS encoding endonuclease/exonuclease/phosphatase family protein has translation MVTKTKSRIVFFDKIFLFCNYGVAACILISYLAPFTDPAFFWPVALFGLAYPPLLLLNALFVLYWLLRFKKYILISLCSILLGYSILQKNIGFHSTTQDTPKARPEQIRMMAYNVHSFSNAQTNASSAQQIVSLVREQQPDFINMEEFYSFAKGKFAMCDSIKAALQTPYYFYQPFSGTLAAGGGLAIFSKFPIIHQGVIRLTQDYSDTKAIFIDVKKDDKIFRVYCVHLQSFLLTAEDHVYMDSVSQKGKTNIRSSKRIVSKLKAAFIHRSAQVTMMKDHMAQCPYPYIVAGDFNDTPSSYAVNQMSKGIKNAFREKGRGLGRTYNGDIPNYQIDYILVSPQFDVLNYTVIEKKLSDHYPIRSDLLLK, from the coding sequence ATGGTGACAAAAACTAAAAGCAGAATTGTTTTTTTCGACAAAATTTTTCTGTTTTGTAATTATGGCGTGGCGGCTTGTATTTTAATAAGCTACCTTGCTCCTTTTACTGATCCTGCTTTTTTTTGGCCAGTGGCTCTTTTTGGCCTGGCTTATCCACCCCTGTTGTTACTTAACGCCCTATTTGTACTTTATTGGTTATTACGGTTTAAAAAGTACATTCTGATATCCTTATGTAGCATCCTGTTAGGCTACAGCATACTTCAAAAAAATATCGGTTTCCATAGCACAACACAGGATACCCCGAAAGCCAGGCCAGAGCAAATCAGGATGATGGCCTACAATGTACATAGCTTTTCAAACGCGCAAACCAATGCCTCAAGCGCCCAGCAGATAGTGAGTTTGGTTAGAGAGCAACAGCCTGATTTTATTAATATGGAGGAGTTTTACTCGTTCGCCAAAGGTAAGTTTGCCATGTGCGATTCTATTAAAGCGGCACTCCAAACCCCATACTATTTCTACCAACCCTTTAGCGGAACCCTTGCAGCTGGCGGCGGATTGGCTATCTTTTCAAAATTCCCCATCATTCACCAGGGGGTGATCAGGCTAACGCAAGATTACAGCGACACGAAAGCTATTTTTATCGACGTAAAAAAAGACGACAAGATATTCAGGGTATACTGCGTGCATTTACAATCCTTTTTGCTAACAGCGGAAGACCACGTTTATATGGACAGCGTATCGCAAAAAGGAAAAACGAATATCCGCTCATCTAAACGCATCGTTAGCAAATTAAAGGCTGCTTTTATACACCGCAGCGCCCAGGTTACTATGATGAAGGACCATATGGCTCAGTGCCCTTACCCTTATATCGTTGCCGGTGATTTTAATGATACGCCCTCGTCATACGCTGTTAACCAAATGTCGAAGGGTATTAAAAATGCTTTCAGGGAAAAAGGCCGCGGACTGGGCAGAACCTATAATGGCGATATCCCCAACTATCAAATTGACTATATTTTAGTAAGCCCTCAATTTGATGTACTCAATTATACAGTGATCGAAAAAAAGCTATCCGATCATTACCCTATCCGCAGTGATTTATTGCTCAAGTAA